The Epinephelus lanceolatus isolate andai-2023 chromosome 11, ASM4190304v1, whole genome shotgun sequence genome window below encodes:
- the LOC117271738 gene encoding collagenase 3-like, with the protein MKTFNLCILLSLAVTVYCVPLQQVTAQDENFAENYLKKFFNLTEERGPTIRRGISPVSRKLSEMQRFFGLQITGMLDADTLETMKKPRCGVPDSNIAHFSTFGNNLKWEKNNLTYRIENYTPDMSQSEVDDSIEKALQVWAKVTPLRFTRIYSGTADIMISFGRQAHGDYYPFDGPDGTLAHAFAPAPGIGGDAHFDDDETFTFRSNTGYILFMVAAHEFGHSLGLSHSKDPGALMYPVYTYRNPDTFVLPRDDVNGIQSLYGANPDKDPSVEEPRPPTTPDACDSTMTLDAVATLRGEMLFFKDSFFWRSYPQSNTPQQSLITNFWPNAPTNINAAYESQQSDKLFLFKDQRVWAFSAYDLERGYPKSISSFGLPRSVKKIDAALYDVESGKTLFFVGSNYYSYDEATKKMDQGFPKRVDQTFSGLTGKVTAAFQYRGFTYIYSGPYMFEYSLRTGRLFRVLRNSYFLRCTNY; encoded by the exons ATGAAGACTTTCAATCTGTGCATTCTATTAAGCCTGGCAGTCACAGTTTACTGTGTGCCATTACAGCAGGTTACTGCGCAAGATGAGAACTTTGCAGAG AACTACTTGAAGAAATTCTTCAACCTAACAGAGGAGAGAGGTCCAACTATCAGACGGGGGATCAGCCCAGTGAGCAGGAAGCTGAGTGAGATGCAGAGATTCTTTGGTCTCCAGATTACCGGGATGCTTGACGCTGACACGTTAGAGACGATGAAGAAGCCCCGCTGTGGCGTTCCGGACAGCAACATTGCCCATTTCTCCACTTTTGGAAATAATCTGAAGTGGGAGAAAAACAACCTTACCTACAG GATAGAGAACTACACACCTGACATGTCTCAGTCAGAGGTAGATGACTCTATAGAGAAAGCACTGCAGGTTTGGGCCAAAGTCACTCCTCTGAGATTCACAAGAATCTACAGTGGCACGGCTGACATCATGATCTCATTTGGCCGTCAAG CACATGGTGATTATTACCCCTTTGATGGCCCTGATGGAACTCTTGCCCATGCCTTCGCACCAGCCCCTGGCATCGGAGGAGATGCTCATTTTGATGATGACGAGACCTTCACTTTCCGCTCTAACACAG GCTACATCCTCTTCATGGTGGCTGCCCATGAGTTTGGCCACTCCCTGGGCTTGTCTCACTCTAAAGATCCTGGTGCTCTCATGTACCCTGTGTACACATACAGAAACCCAGACACCTTTGTTCTGCCCCGTGATGATGTCAACGGCATCCAGTCTCTCTATG GTGCAAACCCTGATAAGGATCCATCTGTAGAGGAACCTAGGCCTCCAACTACCCCTGATGCCTGTGATTCAACCATGACCTTGGATGCTGTGGCCACCCTGCGAGGAGAGATGCTCTTTTTCAAAGACAG CTTCTTCTGGCGGAGCTACCCTCAGAGCAATACACCTCAGCAAAGTCTCATCACAAACTTCTGGCCCAATGCTCCCACCAACATCAATGCCGCTTATGAAAGCCAACAGTCAGACAAACTCTTTCTCTTTAAAG ATCAAAGAGTATGGGCTTTCAGTGCCTATGATCTTGAACGTGGCTATCCCAAATCAATTTCCAGTTTCGGTCTGCCCAGAAGCGTGAAGAAAATTGATGCAGCACTTTATGATGTTGAATCTGGCAAGACTCTGTTTTTCGTAGGCAGCAATTACTACAG TTATGATGAGGCCACAAAGAAGATGGACCAGGGATTCCCCAAGAGAGTGGATCAGACTTTCTCAGGCTTGACTGGCAAGGTGACTGCAGCTTTCCAGTACAGAG GTTTCACTTACATCTACAGTGGACCCTACATGTTTGAGTATAGCTTGAGGACTGGGAGGTTGTTCCGTGTGCTGAGGAACAGCTACTTCCTGCGCTGCACTAACTACTAG